In the genome of Desulfovibrio aminophilus DSM 12254, the window CTCAGGCCGGGCGGGAGCGCGGCGCTGCTCAGCGGGGCCGAGGGACCGGGCGAACTGCCCGACGGCCGCCGCGTCTTCGGGGTCATCCAGGGCGACGCCGTGCCCTGGCGCTTCATCCCCCAGCTCGTCGACCACTTCCGGGCCGGTCGTTTCCCCCTGGACCGGCTCGTCACCACCCTGCCCTTCCGCGACCTGGACCGGGCCGTGGCCGAATCCCTGAACGGGACCATCATCAAGCCCGTTCTGGAAATTTCTCCCGCCTTCGGCGCCCCCTTCGGGGTTTTTTAGAAAGACGGAGAGGCGCTGTCCCTCTTCGGTTTTCTATAACCCGGCGAAGCCGGGGCGGAGGTGGGGGATGAAGGCCCGGGCGGCGGCGGGATTGGGGGCGCGTCTGCAGAGGGCCAGGGCGTAGACGCAGGCCGCGCCCCGGCGTTCGATGGTTTCCCCGGGCCGGGCCCCGGCGGTGCGGACCACGGCCTGGGCGTAGACCTCGTTCAGCCGGGGATCGCCCAGGTTCACGCGCGGGTCCAGGGCAACGAAACGGAGCCCGCGCTGGACGGCCACGGAACGGTACTCCCAGGCGTAGTCCAGGCTGCCGTCCAGAAGCCGGGCCACGAGGTCCGAGGCCCGGGGCAGGACGTTCTCCGGCCGCCGGGAGGCCAAAAGCCGCGCGGCCAGCCCGGGCTCGCCGCGGAAGATTTCGGCGAGCTGGAGGACCATCAGGGCGCGGTAGCCGCAAGGATCCTGGTCGGGGTCGGAATGGCCCCAGGCCACGCCGGGCTCCTGCAGGACGCGGAACCAGTCGTCCGGGCCGATGCGGTCGGCGTGGCGGCTCGCGTCCGTGTGGCAGAGCACCATCTCGTTCCCCGCGAAGGGCTCGGCGCGTTCCGCGTGCTCCGGGACCAGAACCTGCTCGACGACCTCGATGTCGGCCGAAAGGAACAGGTCCGCGACCGCCCGGCCCGAGGCGATGTCCCGGGCCAGGGCCGCGCTGCCCCCGGCCACCCGGCGGACGCGCAGGCCCGGGTGCAGGGCCTCGAACTCCGCGCACAAACGCTCCAGCGGCGCGCTCAGACTGCCCGCGTGAAGCACCAGCAATTCCCCACTCAGCATCTCTTCCCCCCGCCTTCGGCGGTTCACGGAAAACCAAAGAGGCTGGCTTCGCCGGTTCATGGAAAACCAAAGAGGGACAGCGCCTTTCCGCATTTCTAAAAACCCCCGAAGGGGGCGAAGGGGGTTATTTCCGCATCATGTCGCTCCAGGCCCAGATGACGCGGCCCGCGATGGCCCGGTTCAGGTCGCCGTCATAGTCCCGGACCAGACGGTAGGTCATGGGCGGGAAGTCGCGAGAGTTGTCGGAGTAGAAGACCAGCTCCAGATCGTCGTCCAGGCGCTTGACCGCCACGCGCTTGATCATGGCCCCGCCGGACTCGCCGGGCTCGGTCACGAGCATGATCCGCCCGGCGGGCTCGGGCGAACGGTCCGAGCGGTCCACGAGCACGATGTCCCCGGGATGCAGGGCCGGGACCATGGACATCTCGCGCGGACCCACCTGCACGGCCACCAGGTTCGAGCGGTGGCGCACGGACTCGTGCCCGCGCCAGACGAGCACCCAGCCCTCCACCCGGTCCTCGGGGATGAGCCCCGGCCCGGCCGCCACCGGCGAGGCCGCCAGCGGCACCGCCAGATAGTCCTCCGGCCTGGGCCCGGGCAGACCCTCCACGGCCGTGGCTTTGTCAGCCGACACAAAACAGACGTCCCGCGCCGTCTCGGCCCCCTGCTCGGGAAACACGAGCCGCACCCCCAGGCCGTCCAGCACCCGGCCCAGCGACTCCACGGTCAGCCCCCGCTCGCCCTTCAGAAACCGCCCGAGCTGCGAGGGGTCCAGGCTCAGGGCGTCGGCCATCTGCTTCTTGTTGGCGAACGGCGAGCCGCCGCCGATCCGCTCCAAAAGCGCCTTGCGCAGGTCTTCGGAAAAGCCCATCGACACCTCCGCTCTTTTTTCCAGTCTGTATCATAAAATTGCCGTTTGTCTAAAGCTTTCGGACAATTTTCCTTGACGGCATGATTGTCATCTGACTAATACTTCCTCCCGGAGGTTCCCCCCATGCATCGTGGTTACGTCCAGCTCTGGCGTCGGTCCCTGTCCTCGGAAGCCTGGCGCGATCCCAAACTCTGGCGGCTCTGGACCTACTGTCTGCTCAAGGCTTCGCACAAGCCCCACCAGGTCGTGGTCGGCCGGCAGGCCGTGGACCTGGAACCCGGCCAGCTCGTGCTCACCCGCCGCAACGCCGCCCAGGACACCGGCCTGAGCCAGGCCGAGGTCCGCTCGCTCCTGGGCCTGGCCGAAAAACTCGGCATGATCGCCCGCCGGTCCACCAACCAGTACACCGTCGTTTCCCTCGTGAACTGGCCGCGTTACCAGCAGACCCCGCCGGCCGCGCACCAGCCCCGCGCCACCGCCGCGCCCGCGCCCCGCCCATCTACAAACCCAAGCGAGAATGACCAAGCACAGCTCCGGGACTTCGAGCGCTTCTGGGCCGCCTATCCCAAAAAGACCAACCGCAAGGCCGCCCTCGCCGCCTGGCGCGCCGCCGACACCCCGCCCCTGGACCGGCTCCTGGCCGCACTCGCCGCCCAGTCAGCCTCGCTCCAGTGGGCCCGCGAACAGGGGCGCTTCATCCCCAACCCCGCGTCCTGGATCTCCCAGGCCCGCTGGACCGACCAGCCCGCGCCCCAAACCCCCAACCCCAGCACCCTCCTGGCCTGGGCCCGCACCGGGGACCAGTCATGATCCGGGCGCAACCGCAAAAACTGGGGGCTGCGCGCCCCCAAACCCCGCGCCAGGGCGCGGCCCTGGACCATGTAGTGGCGCGGGATTTCGCGCCACACCAGCCCGGCTTCGCCGGTTCACAGAAAGACCAGAGAGACTCTCTCCCCGCCTTTCTCAAATCCGGCGAAGCCGGGGCGGACGCGAGGCGTGTTTCGTGAGCAGGCCGTGGGGCCGCGCGCGCAAGGGCCCGGCGAGCGGGAAGGGGGAGCCGACGGCCCCGCGAGGAGCAAGGAGTCCGGCATGAACAGGCGACAGAGACGAGAACCAAAGGGAGGGTGCCGTGTTCGCGCTCCTCACGGGGAACGGCGAGGGGGCCGCGCCCCCACCCGCGAGCCGATCCGGCCCAAGCGCGCGAACGCCCCCGGCTGCGCAGCGAAATACCCGAGGGCCCGCCCCCCCGTTTCGCGGAACGCCCCCCTTCGGGGGTTCACAAAAAGACAAAGAAGCTCCCGTCTCTCCGCCTTTCTGAACACCGGCGAAGCCGGGGCGGACGCGAGGCGTGTTTTCACGAGCCAGGCAGGGGCGAGTCAGGTCCGGCCCGACGAACCGGCACGACATGCGCCGCCGAGGAGATGAACGGAAATCGGGAGTGCGCGGCCCCTTGCCTTGGCGTGAAAATACCCGAGGGCCCGCCCCCACCTCTCGCGGAGCAAACCACCTATAAATTATATGCAAGTAACATTAAATATACTAGCTTTACATTGAAATTTATCTCTAGCGTTTGTTATATTGCATAGATCATCAAAGTAAAAATACTATTGTAGCGATTTGTTGCTACAAATAATTAGTTGACGTACTGAGAAAAAAACTTAAAACACGCAAGGTGTACGCCATGATGAAACAGGACTTCGCGCGCATCATCCAGGATCTGTGCCTGTTCTTCGGCAAGGAGGAACCCTCTCCGGCCCGGGCCCAGGCCTGGTACGACATGGTCCGCCACCTGCCGGGCGGCAAGTTCGCGGACTTCGCCCTCTCGCGCATCAAGGCCGCCGAACCCCACTTCCCGGCCAACCCCGCCCGGCTCCTGCTCCTGGCCTTCGAGGAATACGGCGACACCACCGAACCCGCGACCGGCGGCGAACCGCCCCACTGCCCGCACTGCCGCGACACCGGGGCCCTGGTGGCCGAACGCGACGGCAGCCGCCTGTTCTTCCGCTGCGGCCACTGCGGCCGCACCGACGCCGCCGGACTGCCCCCGGCCACCACGCGCGCGCTCACCGACGCGGGCTTCCGCGTCATCAACTGATACGAATGGAGGATGGGAATATGCTTTGCCCAGTTTGCGGCCATGACGGCAGCCGGGTCATCAAGACCCGCGAGGACGATCGCGGCGAGACCATCAACCGGGTGCGCGAATGCCGCGCCTGCGGCCACGTCTGGCGCACCCGCGAGGCCGCCCTCACGCCGCCCCGGCCCCGGGCTCAGTCCCCGTCGCCCCGACCCGGGGCGTAGTCGCGGATGGTCTGAAGCAGGGCGTCTTCGCCCTGCGGCTTGGCGTAGTAGAAACCCTGGGCGTACTCGCAGTCCAGCAGCATGAGCATGTTCTGCTGCTCCCGGCGCTCCACGCCCTCGGCCACCACCTTGAGATCCAGGTTGTGGGCCAGATTGATGATCGCCTTGACGATCTCCATGTCCGCCTGGGAGTCGAGCATCTTGCGCACGAAGGAGAGGTCGATCTTGAGCACGTCCAGCGGGAGCTGCCGGAGGTAGCTCATGGAGGAGTAGCCCCGGCCGAAGTCGTCCACGCTGATGGAGATGCCCAGCTCCTTGAGCCGGCCCAGCGCCAGGGCCGTGAACTCCGGATTGCGCATGATGGCCGTCTCGGTCACCTCCAGGCGCAGGCACTCGCCGGGCAGGCCGGACTGCTCCAGGGCCTGACGCACGTGGTCCAGGAAACGGGTGTTGTCGAGCTGGCGGCCGGAGACGTTCACCGAGAGGGTCAGCCCCTCGGCCCGGGGCTCGGCCGCGCGGAAGCGGACCATGGCCTCGCAGGCCCGGAGCAGCACCCAGCGGCCCAGGTCCACGATCACGCCGGTCTCCTCGGCCACGGGGATGAACTCGCCCGGCCCGATGAGGCCCTTTTCCGGGTGGAGCCAGCGCAGCAGGACCTCCATGCCGGACATGCGCGGCCCGCCCTTGAGGCTCACGACGGGCTGGAACACGAGGAAGAAGTCGCCACGCGCCAGCCCCTCGCGCATGTCGCTCTCGAGCATGAGCCGCTTGCGGGCGTTCTCGCGCATGGAGGGGGTGAAGACCTTCAGCCGGTCGCCGCCGCGCCGCTTGGCCCACTGCATGGCGATGTCCGAATCCTGCAGCAGGTCCGCCGCGCTCTCCTCGCCGGACTGCGGAAAGACCAGGCCCGCGCTGGCCGTGAGATGGACGTGGCGGCCCTCCACGTCGAAGCCCCGGCGGAAATCCGCCACGATGTTCTTGGCCGCGCGCACGGCCTCGCGCATGCTGCGCGGCGCGTCCAGGAGCACCAGGAACTCGTCCCCGCCGTAACGGGCCACGGTGTCGCCCTCGCGCACCCCGGCCAGCAGCCGCGCGCCCACGGACAGCAGCAGGGCGTCCCCGAAGGAATGGCCCAGGGAGTCGTTGAGGATCTTGAAGCGGTCCACGTCCACGAAGAGCACCGCGAAGGCCCCCCCCGGCCGGAGTGGAGCCGGGCCAGGGCCGTGGCCACCCGTGTGCGGCAGAGCGTGCGGTTGGCCAGCCCGGTGAGCGGGTCGTGCAGGGCCTGGCGCCGGAGCTGTTCCTCCATCTCCTTGCGGGCC includes:
- a CDS encoding substrate-binding domain-containing protein, translating into MLSGELLVLHAGSLSAPLERLCAEFEALHPGLRVRRVAGGSAALARDIASGRAVADLFLSADIEVVEQVLVPEHAERAEPFAGNEMVLCHTDASRHADRIGPDDWFRVLQEPGVAWGHSDPDQDPCGYRALMVLQLAEIFRGEPGLAARLLASRRPENVLPRASDLVARLLDGSLDYAWEYRSVAVQRGLRFVALDPRVNLGDPRLNEVYAQAVVRTAGARPGETIERRGAACVYALALCRRAPNPAAARAFIPHLRPGFAGL
- a CDS encoding LexA family transcriptional regulator, which translates into the protein MGFSEDLRKALLERIGGGSPFANKKQMADALSLDPSQLGRFLKGERGLTVESLGRVLDGLGVRLVFPEQGAETARDVCFVSADKATAVEGLPGPRPEDYLAVPLAASPVAAGPGLIPEDRVEGWVLVWRGHESVRHRSNLVAVQVGPREMSMVPALHPGDIVLVDRSDRSPEPAGRIMLVTEPGESGGAMIKRVAVKRLDDDLELVFYSDNSRDFPPMTYRLVRDYDGDLNRAIAGRVIWAWSDMMRK
- a CDS encoding EAL domain-containing protein, which gives rise to MVRGRVRGRGPHRPLRGPRPDDRPLDPRGPEPHPSSRRPRLAPGHELGHHGPQGDGGTAPAPGPARPAHRAGQPHALPHTGGHGPGPAPLRPGGAFAVLFVDVDRFKILNDSLGHSFGDALLLSVGARLLAGVREGDTVARYGGDEFLVLLDAPRSMREAVRAAKNIVADFRRGFDVEGRHVHLTASAGLVFPQSGEESAADLLQDSDIAMQWAKRRGGDRLKVFTPSMRENARKRLMLESDMREGLARGDFFLVFQPVVSLKGGPRMSGMEVLLRWLHPEKGLIGPGEFIPVAEETGVIVDLGRWVLLRACEAMVRFRAAEPRAEGLTLSVNVSGRQLDNTRFLDHVRQALEQSGLPGECLRLEVTETAIMRNPEFTALALGRLKELGISISVDDFGRGYSSMSYLRQLPLDVLKIDLSFVRKMLDSQADMEIVKAIINLAHNLDLKVVAEGVERREQQNMLMLLDCEYAQGFYYAKPQGEDALLQTIRDYAPGRGDGD